A part of Melittangium boletus DSM 14713 genomic DNA contains:
- a CDS encoding lytic transglycosylase domain-containing protein, which produces MSPIPSVPRRRGEGLFRLLHALGAGCGKLPLVAGVALVLSARAVPLFAPPELPRLAEPSRFEEASPDATLIDAVLAKRAPELGLTLRRQIVQAIAEEAGRAGYDPLLILALIDVESDFAEEAISEKGARGLMQIKPSTLHFLAEKEGLRLSREEVAADPALGVRLGIRYLRALNERFGDLDLALMAYNAGPTRIWQAKKAGELDTFRRYPRLVRRDFKRFREGEGLGGDWALAQREGLVEGAPEEKTP; this is translated from the coding sequence GTGAGCCCCATCCCCTCTGTCCCCAGGCGAAGGGGGGAGGGGTTGTTCCGGCTCCTGCACGCTCTGGGTGCGGGATGCGGAAAGTTGCCTTTGGTCGCGGGCGTGGCCCTGGTGTTGTCCGCCCGGGCCGTGCCGCTCTTCGCGCCGCCGGAGCTTCCGCGGCTCGCCGAGCCATCCCGTTTCGAGGAGGCGTCTCCCGACGCGACGCTCATCGACGCGGTGCTGGCCAAGCGGGCTCCGGAATTGGGTCTCACGCTGCGGCGGCAGATCGTCCAGGCCATCGCCGAGGAGGCGGGACGGGCGGGATATGATCCCCTGCTCATCCTCGCGCTCATCGACGTGGAGTCGGACTTCGCGGAAGAGGCCATCTCCGAGAAGGGCGCGCGGGGTCTGATGCAGATCAAGCCCAGCACGCTTCACTTCCTCGCGGAGAAGGAAGGCCTGCGCCTGTCCCGCGAGGAAGTGGCCGCGGATCCCGCGTTGGGGGTGCGTCTGGGCATCCGGTATCTGCGTGCGCTCAATGAGCGCTTCGGGGACCTGGATCTGGCGCTCATGGCCTACAACGCCGGCCCCACGCGCATCTGGCAGGCGAAGAAGGCGGGCGAGCTGGACACGTTCCGCCGCTACCCGCGCCTGGTGCGGCGGGACTTCAAACGCTTCCGGGAGGGCGAGGGATTGGGTGGTGATTGGGCCCTGGCGCAGCGCGAGGGTCTGGTGGAGGGCGCGCCCGAGGAAAAGACGCCCTGA